GGTTTTTCACATCTGCTCTTTTGTTTTTTCGCTGCAAAAACTGCCTGAATAGCCTTTTGTCTGTACTATTGAATAAATTAATCAACTCTTTAAGTGAGTCCATATGATATATTAATAGATCTAAAAGTACAATAATTAAAAAATATATCGTCAGTAATTTTAATAACCTGCCTTTTTCGGGTAGACTTTACATCCGACATTTGCTTTCATATTAATCAAAAACAAAATAATATGGAACCGCTACAATACAGAACAGAAGAAAATTCATCAACGCAAAAACATGATGAGAAAGTTAGAAACCCATTTAAACCGACAGCCGCATTTATTGGTGCCTCCTGGTTTGCCTTGTTGGCAGGTGTATTAGGCTATTGCATCGGCTTATGGAATGCAGGTATGGAATTGAACGAAAAAGGTTATTATTTCACCATTTTATTATTTGGCTTATTCGCCGTTATCTCTGTACAAAAAAGTGTCAGGGACAGGTCTGAAGGACTCGCGGTCACAGATCTTTATTACGGACTGAGTTGGTTTGCTACTATTGCAGCAATGGTCCTGCTAACGATTGGCCTTTGGAACGCAGATATCACGCTAAGTGAAAAAGGATTTTACGCCATGGCATTCTCGTTAAGTATGTTTTCGGCCATTGCCGTTCAAAAGAATACCCGTGACGCAAAAATGTTCGAGGATAAAGAACTGTAACGTAGCGTTGCCACCCCGTAGCGACTTGCTTTGCAATCCTGCGGGGTTTTTTCAAATCCAACATCACCATCGCTGTAGATCAATCATTTGGGCCTCAAAGAGGCCTAAACTCAGCCACCTAAAAAACCTTTTATGACTTTTCACTCCTTATGTAACTGAAACATTACGTAATCAACTTATTTATCAGCATATTTGTATAACACGCTTTATACAATCAGCGATGCATCAACCAAGGCCAGACCACGAGAAAGCTCGTCTCAACGCGCTTAAAAATTACAGTATACTTGATTCTTTAAGTGAAGAAGAATTTGACAGGATCACTGAGCAGGCTTCATTGATCTGTGATGTGCCCATCTCGCTCATCTCGCTAATAGACGAAAACCGCCAATGGTTCAAGTCTAAAGTTGGGCTATCGGTAAATGAGACCAGCCGGGATCTCGCCTTTTGTAATTACGCTATTCTGGGTACCGAGATATTGGAAGTGGAGGACGCCACAAAAGATGATAGATTTAAGAACAATGAACTTGTTACCGGAGATCCCAATATACGTTTTTACGCCGGACAACCCCTGATCGACCCAGATGGGTTTGCGCTTGGCACGCTGTGCGTAATCGATAGAGAGCCAAAGGCCCTCACATCTACACAAACCAGGCTGCTGCAACTGTTAGCCAAACAAACAATCACACTGATCGTTGAACGCCGCCAGAAAGCAGAGCTCAAGAATTTTGAAAATCTTTTTAATTTATCCAATGACCTGATATGCATAGCGGGCACCGACGGTTTTTTCAAAAAAGTCAATCCCGCCTTCAATAAAATCCTGGGCTGGGAAAATGAAGTATTACTAACCACGTCCTTTTTCGAACTGGTTCATCCTGATGATTTGGAAATAACCCGCAATGAAATACAGCACCTGTCCGAAGGATTTAATACCATCAATTTTACCCATCGGTTTTATTCTAAAACAGGCGAATACAAAACGTTGCAGTGGGTAGCCACGCCAGAACCCTTAACTGGTAATTTGTTCGCTATCGCACGGGATATCTCCGAAGAGAAACTAAAAGAACACCAGTTGATGTTGAGCGAGGAACGCGCCCGGGCCTTTTTCGAGAAT
The nucleotide sequence above comes from Pedobacter sp. MC2016-14. Encoded proteins:
- the yiaA gene encoding inner membrane protein YiaA, producing MEPLQYRTEENSSTQKHDEKVRNPFKPTAAFIGASWFALLAGVLGYCIGLWNAGMELNEKGYYFTILLFGLFAVISVQKSVRDRSEGLAVTDLYYGLSWFATIAAMVLLTIGLWNADITLSEKGFYAMAFSLSMFSAIAVQKNTRDAKMFEDKEL